The nucleotide sequence AAGCAAACTATGACTTCATTCACCTGATGTAGCTGTTGCTCAGAGGGGCCTCCCTCATTACCGCTTAGAGTTTGGCATTCAACCCTTGTTTAAGCCTATTAAGCAAGGTTATTTTGGCGTGATATCATCGTAACAGAGAAGGAAGTTGGCAGTATGGTGCTAAAACAATCCAGACAACAGGCACGCACCCCCCACCAACCATACCCCTTGGTTTGGTTACGTGTGACCATTTACATAAACCATGTGTTGTTCCGTCTTTAAGCTGAGTGCAGAGAGCAGACTGGATCTCCTCgcattcctccttttcctctgatGATGTCTACAGGTGCAATGGgagacaataaaaatgaatgacTGAACTCCACCAAATTTCAAAAGGATCAGAGTTGCTGTCATTCCTGTCCAAAACAGGGGTACCCAGACCATGACGTATGTATGATTAGTAGCACCAGAGTCACTTGGAAGTGGTGCAGAAGTAATTCCGTCttgcctcctctcccctctgttGAGACTGAGCACTAAGCACCGCTTGAACTTTCCCCAACAGCCAAGTAGCCTTTGGGTTTCTACCACTGAATCCATGTGAGATGAGAATGGACGGGGGAAGGAAATTTCTCTCTCCACACCTAGATCTTGAGAACAAGTGAGGCTTAGGACAGTGCTAGGAGCTCTTGCTAGTCTGGTAAAAATGATTCTGCTTATAAGAGAGTGGTACATGACTAATCTAAATTTGGGAACCCTTCTCTAACGCTCACTAGGAAAATCAAGTGTCATTAGGTCTACAATGACAAGTAtgagacaaaatgaaaaaccaaagagaaggaacaaagacatggaaagagaagcagaaaatgtgcTTATTTTGCCAAAAAGAATGAGAGCACTGTCTCCAAAAAAGGCTGTCCCTATGAATGACAGCATGTGCTACGAAACCTTACTGAAGTGAAGGATTATTGCCTTAACGTGACCTCATATTACGGGGCCAGCGACGGCAGAAAACTTGCACCTCTAGCAGTTTCAAAACAGCACTAGtagaataaaaaattttaattttgttacaAGCTGACAAACTATGTTTGAGAAATTCAGCAACGATGCGATCTATAAAGTGACAAAAGTTAATCCCATTTTGATTTATCCTTCTTTAACTGAAAGTCTACTGAAAAATTAGCCCAATTGCTCTTAGGTTAATTTTTATGCCTTCACCTCTCAAATGGAAACAGTGTTAATGAGTTACGAAAATATCTTCTCAGACATAGCTATTGTTGCAGCCATAATGACTTATTTATCAAGGCCCTGCTTCACATCTCCTTCCACATTATAAAGTGCTTCCAAATATAATAAATTGCAAATGAACAATTCTTGAAATTGCCCAAAGAGTGAATAAGAGCTTTTTGCAAAATCAGAGAGGCAGGAATGCCTTTATAAATGCACTATAAAACACAGAGATAAATACATGCAATTATACAAGGAAAATAtgttcagggagaaaaaagctgTACTTTAACATATCTTGCTGCCTCCATTTACTGTTCTTATATTACTGCATAAGAAAATACATCTTCGGGAGGCAAAAAGTGCTTTCTAGCTACAAGGCGTGCCTTATCATATATTAGTTACACGTGAACTGTGCTAAAAGCAAGAGCACTATTTCTCTTTACAGCTAAATGTGAATAAAAACTATTATGAGGATAGTTAATAATGTTATGCAAAGACCACTAAACACTAATTCAAACATATTCAAGGACAAAGAGCAGATTTGTACTTTGAAGGTTTGGGGGCTAGCgtttttctttgctctctgtAGCCATTTTAAGGCAGAACATGCTGTACTAATATCCTCAATAACAGACATTTAAGTTTAAACATTATAAGCACTGAAGCCTAAGATCCTCTGCCCCATGCCGTAAAAATGGTCAGGTACGTGACCTCAGTGGTACAAAACCTAGAATAGGAAGCAGAAAATTGAAAACTTGCCCAAAAACATCACATGGCTTCAAAACAGACACCTTTAGAGACAGATGTGCAAAGTTGCTTGCCAACAGAAATCGTTCAGGAGACTAGCTAAAGCAAGAACAGAATTCAGTGAGGTGCCTGGCTACGGGAGTAtgtttcaaagtaatttttgtttaataccAAGACTCTCTTAGAAAAGTAGCTGTTACAGCACTCAGTGGCACCTCTCTCTCCACAGTTCCGTCCTAGTCTCACATTTGCATGGCCCAATTCATTCAAACCACTTTTGACTATGCAATTTTTCTGGTATTTCTAACACCAAGAGATGTCCTCTGAAAACTCCTGTAAATCACACGCTACTTATCTGTAGCCTAGAATTTACACTCAATTTGTCCTTTTAAGCTGCTTGGGTGTGATAATTATAGTTGGTAAAACTCCCTCCTTTCACTTGAtaggttatttttaactttctccGATAATTATTTCTACTTGTTCTGTTTTGCCCGGTCCAATTATGCTGATGAAATAATTTGCATCTCTTATCACATGGCCCTGGCGAGGCCTTTCCAAAGTTCCTACTGTAACAAGTTTAAAACTAAGTCAAACTAAACCTCTTCTTCAACAATGACCACTTTGCCTGGAGACTACCcagcaaacaaattatttcttttagtttttgATCCATGCACTATTTTGGCAAACTGCATTTAAAGATTTGTATTTAAACTGATCTTAAGTCTGCTTCTCCGAAAAGGTAAACAGCCTTGTCtccaataaataaaacattttcctttggaaaaagcaTTACCAATCTAAAGTATCAACACACGAGCTAcgcaaacagacaaacaaaaccaacaataTAAAGTCTTGAAGGATGGGATAAAtggaagatattttaatttctttttagtgaGTATTACCTGAATAGTTTAACACTGATTATATATTGCAATCCTGGAATGCTCAGGCTGATCTAATGCTCACTTTCTTCAGAGAAGGCACAGTGTTACGCtgaccaaacaaaacaaataatgcAAGCTACTAGgctacatttatttactttgttgtagtttatttttttaattaaccgAAGCAGGCTTTCATGTATACATTACTTGAATGAAGTAGTCCAGTCCATTTGCCATTCTTATGGTCTTCAAACAAAACAGgctttattaaaaatctttcagTAAACAAACTCTACCGAGCACAGGTCAAACCACttaactgaaagcaaaacagctgACTTAGGCAAAAATTTGGCAATTAAACTAGAAATATAGCAAACCCCATCTTCTGACTTACTAAAAGCCATTCAATGCATTCtgtgcaaagaggaaaaagaggattGTTACAGTATTAGCTATTAATAAGCAACAGCCTGCTAGAAGAACCCAAAATTGGCTTCAAATTGTCTTTCATGGAAAAAAGGTTTCTCTCAGCAGTTGGCAGTATTTGAAGAAGCAACTTGAGAACCAAATCccacagaaatggaaagattCTCAATATTATGactgtgtggttttgctttcGTCTGGGGCATTAGGATGACAGTGTTCCACCACTTATTTTGCAAATCTTCTTACAAAGGCTCTCTGTCATGATTATACAAGATTTTATGTCTGATGCAAAGTACCATTCTATCCCTCTGCGGCTACAGCCACAAGTCTTTCAGACTTGGTGTTGCAGCTCAGCTGAGATCATGCCTTTTGATGCTACTGGAAACAGAATTCTTTTGCCCAGTCAAGCAaacagaggttaaaaaaaaaaaggggttatCAATCTCCTCTGAACAAGGAGGTCTATCAGCAGACTTACCTTTCTCAGCTGCCTTCTGCAAAGTTATTTGAAGAGCTCCAAGTCCCGTCCCCCCACCAGGGGTTTATATGTCACATTGCATAAATCAGGAAACAAAGCGCAGcttcacaaaaataaagcatgaaaaaacacaaagcacccttcctccaaTAAAATCGCAAGTGCACACATACCTATTTGTACGTATATCTAACCCCAGAAATGGTCATACCTATAGAGGAAGACTGTGGGCTGATCAGGAGATCTTCCTGCACTTGCTCGCTTCCTGGGACTGTCTGTTGATCGCTCAGAGAGCTCTGGGATGCGCTAACAGGCTGCGATACCTCCTCGTGAACCTCCTCATCGCTTAACCTTTCCACTTTGACACGCACGTCTTCTTCAATCACGAGGGGAGAACTGGCTTTTGTGCTCTCACAAGTCACGTAATCTGCAATTCTTCTGTTGGACTCAGAGGGCCCAGGCATTTCCAAAGTCCTAGAGTTCTCTGCCTGCTTCACCTTCTCTGACTGAAGTCTTCGATCAATTCCAAAAGGAAAAGTCCAGGGAAAAGCTAAGGACGAGTCCACGGGCTGATTTCTGGACTCTGGGTAAGAAGTTGAAGGATTCAGCACTTGGGGAGAACTCGTTTGTGTGTTACACTTGAGGGGGCTCTCGGGAGACATAACTATGTAGCTTTTGCGCTTTCTTCGCGACTCTCGGCAGACAGGAATGGTTCTCTCCACCACGCTGCACTCAGAAGAAACCGGAGAAAGGCTGCCGTCTCGAGAAGTGAAATTGCAGTTTGCGCTGTTCTCCTGTCCCGCATCCAGCACCTTCTCTTGCTGGCTGTTGGGTGTATTCCATAAAATGCTGGACTTCATGAATTCTGAGCACGTGCTAGCAACGCTGAACATCTGCATGTAGCTGGCTGCAGCCAACACATCaataatgttttctgtattaataGATAGCGTTGCTGTGTAAGCGTACTCCAGAAGGGGTATAAAACCAGTCACTGTCACGTGGTGCAGGTCTAACACGCTCTTGCTCTCGTCATCTGCTTGGCCAACGAGTTTGGAACGGAAGAAGTCGCTGCAGGCTGCCAAAACCACCTTGTGCGCCCTGAAGATTTTGTCCTGGACACGGATGGTGATGTCACAAAAATGTCCATCGTTGCGGAGCATGTTCAGCTTCCCCAGCATCTCCTGACTGTGAGCAGGGGAATTATGAGTGAATGTTTTAACACCCATTTTTTCACCTTTCTGCTAGTGTTCCTTCCACATACGAGAGATCACAGGTATCctaaaacaaagaggaaaacttGTCATTTTCATCTCCGAAAGCAGAAGTGAAGTGGCTTCACAATTATGAGACTCTATGATCAGCAGGATTCTCTAGGGTGAGCTTTTTCTAGGACCCAGACTCTGCAATGCACTAACTCTACAGAAATGCAATTACCTACTCGcgattttcagaaatgcagatcAAATTATTTACAACCTATCACTAATACCATCTTCCATATTTCTGCCACTGCCTGCTCAAGACAAACTCCTAACAcaattgaaagaaaaacaaatgtctgTAGTActaaaaagcaagcatttttgAACCTCTCATCTGCGTAGGAAacctctatttttattttctgggctCAGGAAACTATTGCTCGCAGTTCTTAAACCTGACAGACTTTGTTGCATGTTTCTTTTAAGTGAAAAAGACATTAGCTTGGGTCTGCTTACAAGTGTGCAGGAGCAAGCAGATCTCCCAGAGAAGGTATTTAATACCAGAAAAAGCTTTAGAGAAACTACAGCACAAATTTTCAGAGGACAGAGTTCAAGCTAGTAAACATAAAACAGCAGTTGCCAATAGCTCTCCTTTCCTGCCATAGTGCAGGTACTGATTGCTTAAAGCTGCTTTTAATAAATAGGTTTCGAATAGGATGAGAAGTTACTGAACATTCCTTCAAAAACACAATGGATTATAAACCTCAAAGGAAAGTTTAAGTTTAAATCAAATACACACAAATTGGTTTTATATATGTGATAAATAATACAAGGAGGGGaacttttcttctgtaaaatacaaaactgCCTTCTTGGGGTCCAGTTCTCTCCTACGTGTGGGAGCAAATGCATGGTTTTTGTGCAAGGTCCTGAAGGAGCAGAAGGGACTGTATGCCCCATACTGTCTGCAAGTTCTAAGGTGGCAGCAGCATCCGAAAACCAAATGCCTCTGAtttgaggaggaggaagctgacACACATTTCGCTCCCTCTGCAATACAGAGGCGAAACACGCTGTGCCAAGCTAGGTGCAGTATATGCCTAGACACCCTCTGCCCCTGCAGTGGAATGTGTGGCcatcaaggctgtctctccCTGCAGAGAGTGGAGCATCTCCGAACCAGGAAAACCAGCTCCTGGGTTTGCTCCAgttatttctgaattatttcactGTAAAGGAAACATAAGCCACCGTGTTTCACCTTCTTAAGGCCCCCCCAAGCTTCCACGAAAAGCCTTCTGTGTTCTACACGACTCACCAAATTAACATGATATAGAAATATCATCTCAGTAAAGTCAGTGGTTAAACATCAACAACATAATTGCATCTGATTATTTCCTGGAGTCAGCCAGCTTCTTCCCAtcatccttctcctttcccttacACGTATGCAAAAACATACCACGCTTGGAAATTGCTCACGCGGATCTTCGCAGATACAAAGAGCACTGCACGTTTGGAACAACTTAACCACAAATCTCACCAGTCTTAGCACATATTTAAATGGCAGCTGTCAGAGCCTACCTTGTTCCACAGACATTTACACTTGGCGGTTTCTTGTTCCTATGGTTTCATTTTTGATACTGCAAACCCTTccagacagaggaaaaatatctaTTTGAGAGAACAGATTAACTAACACTTAAGAGTAGATATATCTAAAGTCTGAGTGAAACTATAAGGGCCATTTgggtttaaaatgaaatttcacacTATTGTGAGGAAGAAGTTAAGCACAAGCAAAACACTCccttcagtgaaagaaaacatatcCACCTCAAGAGGCATCTGAAGATCCAGACTGTTTGTTCTCTGGCATGAATCAAATGAAAAGCATGTTTAATTGATCTTAGaccaaaacactgcagaaaaatcttGTAAAAGCACATTCTAAAATGGCCTTGGGATACTCTCCCTTCTGAATGTGCAGTCACTGCAGCAACTCCTTGGCCCATCAGAAGCCCAGAAGTACTTCGGTTCAGCAACTGCCTACAAAAAGAATAATACATTTGCAAGGACCATCAGCCATATATCTGGTATTTAGAAATAGTACCAATACGTAATTATAAACCAGGAGAAAAAGCTAAGCAAGCAATACTCCCAATACACCCAGAACACTAacccattttccttctctcttcctccgAATGAATAACGCTCATCCCTCCAGTCTCGAAGTGCAATAGCTCTACTCTGCTCACCTCCTTCAAACCCTGTTCTGAACCATTCCTTGTCCTGCTTCCCCCTTCTCGTGCGCCTCTCCCTTCTTCTggcttcctttccccttctcttttcaTCTTTTGCTTCCTTGACCTTGATCTGgttacagaatttaaaataaaatagcgGAAGTCAGTGATGTGCAGTAAGTCGATTTGAATTTATTACAGGAGCAGCGTGCCTGCCGTGAGTGTGGGATATCGCTCTGTTAAGTCACTTCTGTAAAACGACGTTCCCCCTCATCGCACTGACACCACCATTCAAGCAAGTGGCTCCTTGCACAGGCTCCAGTGTGGACAAGGGACACACACATGTGATTTTCAGCAAAATCAAAAGGGGTGGGCTGAGGAGGGGGAACGAAATCAGTTCTTTACAGTTAATGAGGTAGTAAAGacatcaaatatttttagaaggtAATTTAAACAATATGAAAATACCTTCCACATGAAAAGACGAGCGTGCCAAAGCTCAGCCGGTTTATAAAATGGTTCGATTCTCTTTCTTAGTCTTTTAGCGGCACAGGGCACTTTTACAGCTGTACTAAGTCATGGTGATGAAAGAGAGCAAAGGGCTGCAACTTCACCTCAAGTCTAACATCTTTGGATCATCACCATTTCAAAACGACATTTTGTCACATCTTATTACCTATTATTAGGTAGTCCGTGACAGCAGTTGTTAGACCATAAGGTATAGGGCGCTACATTCAGGAGTGATTAAAGGACCATAAACCAGAATTAAGTATACACGGTACCTTGGGAGTGTTTGGGTGGGGAGATCAAGGTGCGCACATAAACTACGCAATAAGTGGGTCAGGACTGGAAAAGTTGTTCATCTTCGAGCCACAAACCATCAGCGATTCTCTAAGCAGAGACTGGGGCTGACAGCGAAGAAATGGTggcttgcttttccttcccagctgctggcagcacggCTCCTCCTCCCCACAAGCCCCACGCATACGTTTATACCCTGGCCCACAATACATGAGAGTATTTCTAAGTTCAAGAAAAACACGGTGAAATTCAAAGACACTTtaagaagtttttaaaatattctcagcAGAACACTTCAGCCTGTATTTAATGGGCCGTATTTAACCTTGCACAGACACAGTTTGAGAGGATGGTTTTTCCAGCGTGCGTTGCTGCATGGGAAGCATGTTGGGATCCACCACCAAAGCACAGATCCCTGGACAAGGTGAGAATTCAAATGCGAGTGCTTCAGGACTTCCAGAGCAAGGAGAATTTCCTCCACTGTTAGATGAAAGCATTCTGAAGGTAAGT is from Phalacrocorax carbo chromosome 21, bPhaCar2.1, whole genome shotgun sequence and encodes:
- the ZBTB44 gene encoding zinc finger and BTB domain-containing protein 44 isoform X2, with protein sequence MGVKTFTHNSPAHSQEMLGKLNMLRNDGHFCDITIRVQDKIFRAHKVVLAACSDFFRSKLVGQADDESKSVLDLHHVTVTGFIPLLEYAYTATLSINTENIIDVLAAASYMQMFSVASTCSEFMKSSILWNTPNSQQEKVLDAGQENSANCNFTSRDGSLSPVSSECSVVERTIPVCRESRRKRKSYIVMSPESPLKCNTQTSSPQVLNPSTSYPESRNQPVDSSLAFPWTFPFGIDRRLQSEKVKQAENSRTLEMPGPSESNRRIADYVTCESTKASSPLVIEEDVRVKVERLSDEEVHEEVSQPVSASQSSLSDQQTVPGSEQVQEDLLISPQSSSIGSIDEGVTEGLPTLQSTSGTNAHADDDDRSTERPSPNGPDRPFQCPTCGVRFTRIQNLKQHMLIHSGIKPFQCDRCGKKFTRAYSLKMHRLKHEGKRCFRCQICSATFTSFGEYKHHMRVSRHIIRKPRIYECKTCGAMFTNSGNLIVHLRSLNHEASELANYFQSSDFLVPDYLNQEQEETLGQYELGEHGFESNSSVQMPVISQVSSTQNCESTFPLGSLGGLAEKEEDVPEQPKTNATAEAAAGDPPKPELSSITIE
- the ZBTB44 gene encoding zinc finger and BTB domain-containing protein 44 isoform X3; translation: MGVKTFTHNSPAHSQEMLGKLNMLRNDGHFCDITIRVQDKIFRAHKVVLAACSDFFRSKLVGQADDESKSVLDLHHVTVTGFIPLLEYAYTATLSINTENIIDVLAAASYMQMFSVASTCSEFMKSSILWNTPNSQQEKVLDAGQENSANCNFTSRDGSLSPVSSECSVVERTIPVCRESRRKRKSYIVMSPESPLKCNTQTSSPQVLNPSTSYPESRNQPVDSSLAFPWTFPFGIDRRLQSEKVKQAENSRTLEMPGPSESNRRIADYVTCESTKASSPLVIEEDVRVKVERLSDEEVHEEVSQPVSASQSSLSDQQTVPGSEQVQEDLLISPQSSSIGSIDEGVTEGLPTLQSTSGTNAHADDDDRTERPSPNGPDRPFQCPTCGVRFTRIQNLKQHMLIHSGIKPFQCDRCGKKFTRAYSLKMHRLKHEGKRCFRCQICSATFTSFGEYKHHMRVSRHIIRKPRIYECKTCGAMFTNSGNLIVHLRSLNHEASELANYFQSSDFLVPDYLNQEQEETLGQYELGEHGFESNSSVQMPVISQVSSTQNCESTFPLGSLGGLAEKEEDVPEQPKTNATAEAAAGDPPKPELSSITIE
- the ZBTB44 gene encoding zinc finger and BTB domain-containing protein 44 isoform X1 produces the protein MGVKTFTHNSPAHSQEMLGKLNMLRNDGHFCDITIRVQDKIFRAHKVVLAACSDFFRSKLVGQADDESKSVLDLHHVTVTGFIPLLEYAYTATLSINTENIIDVLAAASYMQMFSVASTCSEFMKSSILWNTPNSQQEKVLDAGQENSANCNFTSRDGSLSPVSSECSVVERTIPVCRESRRKRKSYIVMSPESPLKCNTQTSSPQVLNPSTSYPESRNQPVDSSLAFPWTFPFGIDRRLQSEKVKQAENSRTLEMPGPSESNRRIADYVTCESTKASSPLVIEEDVRVKVERLSDEEVHEEVSQPVSASQSSLSDQQTVPGSEQVQEDLLISPQSSSIGSIDEGVTEGLPTLQSTSGTNAHADDDDRLENVQYPYQLYIAPSTSSTERPSPNGPDRPFQCPTCGVRFTRIQNLKQHMLIHSGIKPFQCDRCGKKFTRAYSLKMHRLKHEGKRCFRCQICSATFTSFGEYKHHMRVSRHIIRKPRIYECKTCGAMFTNSGNLIVHLRSLNHEASELANYFQSSDFLVPDYLNQEQEETLGQYELGEHGFESNSSVQMPVISQVSSTQNCESTFPLGSLGGLAEKEEDVPEQPKTNATAEAAAGDPPKPELSSITIE
- the ZBTB44 gene encoding zinc finger and BTB domain-containing protein 44 isoform X4 → MGVKTFTHNSPAHSQEMLGKLNMLRNDGHFCDITIRVQDKIFRAHKVVLAACSDFFRSKLVGQADDESKSVLDLHHVTVTGFIPLLEYAYTATLSINTENIIDVLAAASYMQMFSVASTCSEFMKSSILWNTPNSQQEKVLDAGQENSANCNFTSRDGSLSPVSSECSVVERTIPVCRESRRKRKSYIVMSPESPLKCNTQTSSPQVLNPSTSYPESRNQPVDSSLAFPWTFPFGIDRRLQSEKVKQAENSRTLEMPGPSESNRRIADYVTCESTKASSPLVIEEDVRVKVERLSDEEVHEEVSQPVSASQSSLSDQQTVPGSEQVQEDLLISPQSSSIGSIDEGVTEGLPTLQSTSGTNAHADDDDRLENVQYPYQLYIAPSTSSTERPSPNGPDRPFQCPTCGVRFTRIQNLKQHMLIHSGIKPFQCDRCGKKFTRAYSLKMHRLKHEVTS